ACGCGATGGCAGGGGATGGCGACGGCGAGCCGGTTGGCGGCGCAGGCACCGGCGACGGCACGGGTCGCGCGCGGCGCGCCGATCCGCCGTGCGACCTCGGTGTAGGACAGGGTCTGCCCCGCCGGCACGTCGCGCAGCGCCTGCCAAACGCGCTGCTGGAACGCGGTGCCGCGCACGTCGAGCGGCAGATCGAGGCCGGTGCCGGGCGATTCGACAAACCCGACGACCTCGGCGACGGTGCGCTCATAGTCCGGATCGGCGCCGACCAGCCGCGCGCGCGGGAAGGCATCCTGCAGATCCCGGACCAGCGCGTCGGGATCGTCGCCCAGCAGGATCGCCGCCACACCCTGCGCGCTGGAGGCGACGAGGATCGCGCCGAGCGCGCTCTCTCCCACCGCGAAGTGCAACGTCTCGCCCGCGCCGCCATCGCGATAGCGCCCCGGGGTCATCCCGAGCATCGCATTGCTTTCGGCATAGAAGCGGCCGTTGGAGCTGAAGCCGGCATCGTAGATCGCCGCGGTAACGCTGTCGGCGGTCTTCAATCCGTCGCGCACGCGGCGCGCACGATGCGCCGCGGCATAGGCCTTCGGGGTCAGCCCGGTGACCGAGCGGAACAGCCGATGGAAATAGCCGGTGCTGAGTTCGGCGGCGTCGGCGAGCTGCTGCAGGGTCGGCGCGCGTTCCGCCGCCTCGATGGTGCGGCAGGCGCGCTCGACGATCGCCGCGATCTCGGCATCGAAGGAGCTGCCTTCGGGATTGCAGCGCTTGCAGGGCCGTGCCCCGCTGGCACGTGCCGCCGCCAGGCTGCCATGAATCCGTACATTTTCGGGCCGCGCACCGCGCGACGGGCAGGACGGGCGGCAATAGACGCCGGTCGTCACCACCGAATACCAGAACTCGCCATCCGCGGCCTTGTCGCGCGCGACGATCCGCGCCCAGCGGGGATCGGCCGCGGTGTCGCTGTTTTGGATGCCCTTCATCGTTCGATATCCTTGCTTGAACGCCTGCCCCGATGTGACAGGCACCAAGCCGCGGCGCGCTCCGATCCTTGCTCTCCAATCCCGCTGCCGAACCCGTTACGCCGCTTCCACCACCTGCTCGATCGTCCCGAAGATCGGATGGTGGCGCTCATCCTCCATCCAGATCCGCACCGTATCGCCATGCTTGAGGAAAGGGGTGGTCGCGGCCCCCGATTCGATCGTCTCCACCGTCCGCACCTCGGCGATGCAGCTATAGCCGACGCCGCCCGCCGCGATCGGCTTGCCCGGCCCGCCATCGGTGCCCCGGTTGGAGACGGTGCCCGACCCGATGATCGAGCCGGCGACGATCGCGCGGGTTTTGGCGAGGTGCGCGATCAAGGTGCCGAAATCGAAGGTCATGTCGATCCCGGCGTCGGCGCGGCCGAAGGGGGTGCCGTTGAGATCGACCATCAGGGGCCCGTGCAGCTTGCCGTCCGCCCAGCGATCGCCCAGCGAATCGGGGGTGACGAACACCGGCGAGAAGGTGGAGGCGGGCTTGGACTGGACGAAGCCGAACCCCTTGGCGAGTTCGGCCGGGATCAGGTTGCGCAGCGACACGTCATTGGCGAGGCCGACCAGCCGGATCGCCGCCAGCGCCTCTGCGCGGGTCGCACCCTGCGGCACATCTCCCGTCACCACCACCACCTCCGCCTCGAGATCGCAGCCCCACGCCTCGTCGGCCAGCGGGATCGGGTCGCGCGGGGCGAGAAAGCCGTCCGAGCCGCCCTGGTACATCAGCGGGTCGGTCCAGAAGCTTTCGGGCATCTCGGCGCCGCGCGCCTGCCGCACCAGCGCGACATGGTTCACATAGGCGGAGCCATCCGCCCACTGATAGGCGCGCGGCAGCGGCGACGTCGCGTTGCGCTCGTGAAAGCGCATCATCGGGATGACCTCATGCTGAAGGTCGGTGGCAAGGTTGGCCAGCAGCGGTTCGGCATGCTCCCAATCGTCGAGCGCCGCCTGCAAGGTCGGCGCGATATGGCCTGCCTCCGCGCACCAGGCGAGATCGTCCGACACCACCACCAGCCGTCCGTCGCGACCGCCCTTCAGGCTTGCCAGCTTCATGCCGTCTCTCTCCTCGTCTTGTTCGGAATGCGAGCCTAGCGGGGAAGGCGCGCCTTGGGAAACCCACCCCATGCCGCGTCGTAATCGGCCTGCCGCTCCGCGCAGTCGAGCGCGAAGCGGGTCGGGCGGTAGGGCCAGCAGCTTTCGACCATGAACGCCATCGTGCCGTCGATCCGGTGCGGCGCGAGGTCGGCGGTGCTGGCGCCTTCCCAGCTCGCCAGGTCGGGTCCGTGCCCGGCCATCAGATTGTGCAGGCTGAGCCCGCCGGGCGCGAAGCCTTCCGCCTTGGCGTCATAGGCGCCCTGGATCAGCCCCATCGCCTCGCTCATCACGTTGCGGTGGAACCAGGGCGGGCGGAACGTGTCTTCCGCGACCATCCAGCGCTGCGGGAACAGCACGAAATCGGCATTGGCGCGGCCGGGCACGTCGGAGGGACTGGTGAGCATGGTGAAGATCGACGGATCGGGATGGTCGAAGCTGATCGTGCCGATCGTATTGAAACGGGCGAGGTCATAGCGCCACGGCGCCAGATTGCCGTGCCACGCGACGACGTCGAGCGGGCTGTGGTCGAGCGTCACCGTCCATAGCGCGCCGAGATATTTCTGGACGAGTTCCCATTCGCCCTCCTCATCCTCGAACCAGGCGACGGGCGTTTCGAAATCGCGCGGGTTGGCGAGGCCGTTGGCGCCGATCGGGCCGAGTTCGGGCAGGCGGAACAGGCTGCCATGATTCTCGGCGACATAGCCGCGCGCCGCGCCATCGGGCAGCAGCGCGCGGAAACGGACGCCGCGCGGCACCAGTGCGACCTGGCCGGGGGCGATGTCGATGCGCCCCAGCTCGGTCAGCAGGGTCAACCGGCCCTGCTGGGGGATGAACAGCAATTCGCCATCGGCATCGACGAAGCAGCGCCGCTCCATATCGACATTGGCGCGGTAGATGTGGACCGCGACGCCCTCAAGATCCGCAGGATCGCGATTGGCGAGCATCGTCGCCATGCCGTCGATCAGGTCGGTCGGCGCCGCGGGCATCGCCAGCGGGTCCCAGCGCAGCCGGTTCGGCGGCAGCGGTTCGTCGACCGTGCCTGGCGCGAACAGGGCGGCGCCCCCGTAAGGCCGGTAGGGGCCGTGGGCGGCGGAGGGGCGGATGCGGTAGAGCCAGCTCCGCCGATTCTCGTGGCGCGGCGCGGTAAAGGCGGTGCCGGAGAATTGCTCCGCATAGAGGCCGAAGGCCGGACGCTGCGGGGAGTTGCGCCCCTCGGGCAAGGCGCCGGCGACGGCTTCGGTGGCGATGTGGTTGGCGAAACCCGGGATGTAGCTCATGGATTTCTGTTCCTGGTCGCTGGAGGGGCGGCGCGCTTGCGCCGCTCACCTTTCACCCACCCTCGGCTTGGGCCAGACGAGGGGCGGGCCCAAGCCTGCGCAACCCTTTCCACAAGGGGAGAGGGACGTCAGGCGGGAATCACTCCGCGGCGGATCTGGTCGAGTTCGATGCTCTCGAACAGCGCCTTGAAATTGCCCTCGCCGAAGCCCTGATTGCCCTTGCGCTGGATGATCTCGAAGAAGATCGGCCCGACCATGTTTTCGGTGAAGATCTGCAGCAGCAGCCCCTCGCCGGTCTCGGGCGAGCCGTCGATCAGGATCTTGCGCGCACGCATTTCGCCGATCGAGTGGCCGTGGCCGGGCACCCGCTTGTCGATCGCCTCGTAATAGGTATCCGGCGTGTCCTGAAAACGGACGCCGTTGGCCTTCAGCGCATCGACGGTCGCGAAGATATCGTCGGTGGTCAGCGCGAGATGCTGGATGCCCTCGCCGCGATAATCCTTGATGAACTCCTCGATCTGGCTGTGCTCGTCCTGGCTCTCGTTGAGCGGGATGCGGATCTTGTCGTCGGGCGCGGTCATCGCGCGGGAGAAGAGGCCGGTCGCCTTGCCCTCGATATCGAAGTGGCGGATCTCGCGGAAGTTGAAGATCCGCTCATAATAATTCGCCCAATAATCCATCCGGCCGCGACGCAGATTGTGCGTCAGATGGTCGAGGGCATGCAGGCCGACGCTGTTGTCGTTCGGTGCGGCACCCGCCACCGGCTCGAAATCGATGTCGTAGATCGTCGCGGCACCGCGCCGGTCGACCAGATAGAGATTGGCGCCGCCGATCCCCTCGATCGCCGGGATGTTGAGTTCGGCGGGGCCGACCCTGCCCTCCACCGCCACCGCACCGCGCTCGACCGCGATCTTCAGCGCCTGCGCGGCATCGCGCACGCGGAACGCCATCGCATTCGCGGAAGGGCCGTGCGCGTCCCGGAAGTCCGCGACCTGACCAAGCGGCTCCATGTTGAGGATGAAGTTGATGTCCCCCTGCGCATAGCGGCGCACCGCCTTGGAGCGATGCGTGCCGACATGGGTGAACCCCATCGTCACGAACAGCCGGGCGAGCGCCTCCGGGTCGGGACCGGTGAACTCGACGAACTCGAATCCGTCGAGCCCCATCGGGTTTTCGCGCACGTCCGGCATGGCATCCTGCTCCATTGGTTTCATGTGAAACTATATACGCCGACTGCGGCTGGACGGCAAGCAGACCGATCGGGATTTCGACGAGCGACGTGCGGATCGCGGCGAGGGGTGGCGTCAACCGCTCACGAGGGGGTGCCGCGCGGCCGGCGACGCCCTCCCAACCGGATCGACTTTTCAGGATTCTTCATGCGCAACCTGCTCGCCTGCACCTGCCTGACGCCGTTGGCGCTGGCCGTCGTGCCCGCCGCGGTCCAGGCCGAGACCGTCGTCGGCACCGCCCGCACCACGCCCATTTCCACCGCGACCGCCAACAACGGCGCGGCAGACAGCATCCGCATCAGCAACCAGGGTTCGGTGAGACCGACCAGCGGCACCGCCGTCCTCGCCGATTCGACGCATGCGGTGACCAACGAGGGCACCATCCAGATCACGGGCGCCAATGATGCCACCGGCATCGGCGCGGCCAGCGGCGCATCGGGTGGCATCACCAACGCCTCCGGCGGCAGGATCATCATCGACGAAACCTACAGCGCGCCCGACAGCGACGGCGACGGCGACGCCGACGGACCCTTCGCGCAGGGCAGCAACCGTGCCGGCATCCGGACTGCCGGTGCTTATGGCGGCAACATCGTCAATGCCGGCGAGATCACGATCAGGGGCAACCAGTCGGCCGGCATCGCGCTGGGCGGCAAGCTGACGGGCAACCTCACCAACAGCGGCACCATCTCCGTCGTCGGCAACGACAGCGCCGGCGTCCGTGCCGGCGAGGTGAGCGGCGACGTGCGCTTCACCGGCACGATCAATGCGCAGGGTGCCAATGCGGTCGGCGTCGACCTCGCGGGCGATGTCGGCGGCGCGCTGAGCTTCCAGGGTGCGATCACCGCAACCGGCTATCGTTTCCCCACCCCGCCCGCCGACCCGAGCAGGCTCGATGCCGACGATCTGCTGCAGGGCGGCGGCGCGGTGCGGATCGCCGGCAATGTCGGCGGCGGCATCCTGTTCGACGCGGCGCCAAGGGATGCCAACCCCAACGATGCCGATGAGGACAGGGATGGCGTTCCCGACGCGTCCGAAGGCTCGGCCAACATCATCTCGGTCGGTTATGCGCCGGCGGTGACGATCGGTGCCGCCGACCGCGACATCAGCATCGGCGCGGTCGCCGGCAAGGGCGGCCACGGCCTGATCGTCAACGGCACGATCACCGGCAACGGCGCCTATGGCGGCGTCAGCGGCACCGGCATCCTGATCGGCGGCAAGGGCGGCCAGGTGAACATCGCCGGCGGCATGACGGTGAACGGCGCGGTCAACGCCAATGCGGTGGGTGCCGAAGCGAATGCGATCCGCATCGCCGCAGGCGCGACGGTGCCGGTGATCGACGTGGCCGGGTCGGTCGTCGCGACCGGCGGCGGTTCCGCCCAATCCTTCTCGGGCGCGATCGTGATCGATTCGGGCGCGCGCGTCTTCACCATCCGCAACAGCGGCCAGATCCGTGCGACGCAGAGCGGCACCGGCTATGCCGGCGCGATCATCGACCGTTCGGGCGAGGTCGATCTCGTCGAGAACAGCGGCATCATCTCCGCCTCCGGCGCGTCGCTGCCCAGCGGCCACGCGATCGCGATCGACCTCAGCAAGAATGATCGCGGCGCGATCGTCCGCCAGGCGGTGGCGGCGGCCAACAGCGCCGCGGGCGCGATCGGCGGCGATATCCTGTTCGGCGCGGGCAACGACCTGCTCGACGTCGCGGACGGCACCGTGATCGGCAATGTCAGCTTCGGTACCGGCGCCAACCAGATGCAGCTCACCGGCGACGCCGCCTATGCCGGCTCGACCGTGTTCGGCGCCGGCAACGACATGTTGACGCTGTCGGGCACCAGCCTGTTCGTCGGCAGTGCCGACTTCGGCGGCGGCACCGACACGCTGACGCTCAACGGCACATCGCGCTTCGCCGGCACGCTCATCGGCGGCCAGGGGCTGTCGGTGGCGATCAACGGCGGCACGCTGGCGCTGTCCAACAGCGGCAACGTCGCGCTCGCCGCCCTCTCCGTCACCGGCGGCGGCACGATCGGCATCGATGTCGGCGAGAATGGCGTGAAGACGGTCTATCAGGTCGCGGGCACCGCGAGCTTCGGGACGGGATCCAAGCTGGCCGTGCGCTTCGACGATATCGCCGACGCCGAGGGCCGCCACGTCTTCCTGCGCGCCGGCACGGTCGAGGGGCTGGGCAATCTCACGACCACCGAGAACTCCCTGCCCTTCCTGTTCAAGGGCAGCGTCGCCACCACCGGCACCGCCGGCGAGGTCGCGCTCGACGTCAGCCGCAAGAACAGCACGGAACTCGGCCTCAACCGGTCGCAGGCAAGCGCCTATAACGCGATCTACGCCGCGCTCTCCGACGATGACCAGATCGCGGCGTCCTACCTGGGCATCACCGATGGCGACCAGTTCCGGCGGACGCTGTCGCAGATGCTGCCCAACCATGCCGGCGGCGTGTTCGAATCGGTAACGCAGGGGTCGCGCGCCACCGCACGCTTCCTCGCCGATCCCAACGCCCCTTATGCGGACATGGGCGGATGGGGTTTCTGGCTGCAGCAGGTCGGCTGGGGCACCTCAAAGAATCTGGGCGACACGGCGGCCTATGACATCACCGGCTGGGGCGCCTCCGCCGGGGCCGACGCCAAGCTGGGCGATGCCGGCAATCTGGGCTTCTCGCTCGCCTATCTTCACGGCAAGGACAGCGACGGCCAGGTCGATAACGAGGTCAACGCCAACCAGTATGAGCTTGCGGTCTACTGGCGGCTTTCGACCGGCCGGCTGCGTGCGCATGCCCGCGGATCCTATGCCTTCATCAAGTTCGACGGCTCCCGCAGCTTCCTCGGCCAGGCCGACGACACGCCGGTCGAGCGGCTCGCCGAAGCCGACTGGAACGGCAGCCTGTGGTCCGCTTCGGGCGGTGCATCCTATGAGGTCGGCTCGGGCCGCTTCACGCTTCGGCCCGCCGCGCTCGTCGAATATTACCGGCTGAGCGAGGACGGCTATACCGAGACCGGCGGCGGCGACGCGTTCGATCTGATCGTCGACGATCGCAAAGGCGACGAACTCGCGGTCTCCGGCACGATCGCCGCGGGCCTGAAGTTCGGCGGCAGCGAGGAAGACGAAGGCTGGTTCCGCGCCGAGATCGAGGGCGGCCGGCGCCAGGTCGTCGGCGGATCGCTGGGCAGCACCACCGCGCGCTTCGCCTCGGGCGGCGACGCCTTCACCCTTACCCCCGATGAACGCACCGACGGCTGGCTTGGCCGCGTGCGCCTGATTGGCGGCAACCCCGGCTTCACCATCGGCGGCGACTTCGGCGCCGAGGAGCAGCAGGGCAAAGCCGCCATCTCCATCCGCGCGAGCCTCGGCATCAGGCTCTAGCGGACGGCGGCGCTTTCTCGTCGACCCCCACCCCCCCACACGAGGAAGCGCCGCCACCACGATCCGGCCCCGTTCCCGGCGAAAGCCCGGAACGGGGCCGCTTTCGTGTAATTTCACGGAACCGGCTGTTTCCTTCCGGGGCCAATTCGCTCTAAGCGCAAGCGATGCTCAGCGTTTCCGAGGCCCAGTCCCGCGTCACCGATCTCGTCTCCGCCGCGCGCCGTGCGGGCGCGGATGCCGCCGACGCGCTCTATATCTGCGACGCGTCGACCGACGTGCGCATCCGCCTCGGCCAGCTCGAGGATGTCGGCCGTGCCGAGGGCGAGGAGATCGGGCTCAGGCTGTTCGTCGGCCGTCGTTCCGCCAGCGTGTCCTCATCGGATCTCTCGGCCGCGGCGCTCGCCGCGCTGATCGATCAGGCGCATGCGATGGCGCGCGAGGCGCCCGAGGACCGCTATGCCGGGCTCGCGCCCGAAGACCGGCTGATGACGGGGCCGGTCGACGATCTCGATCTCGACGAC
The window above is part of the Sphingomonas sanxanigenens DSM 19645 = NX02 genome. Proteins encoded here:
- the ada gene encoding bifunctional DNA-binding transcriptional regulator/O6-methylguanine-DNA methyltransferase Ada; this encodes MKGIQNSDTAADPRWARIVARDKAADGEFWYSVVTTGVYCRPSCPSRGARPENVRIHGSLAAARASGARPCKRCNPEGSSFDAEIAAIVERACRTIEAAERAPTLQQLADAAELSTGYFHRLFRSVTGLTPKAYAAAHRARRVRDGLKTADSVTAAIYDAGFSSNGRFYAESNAMLGMTPGRYRDGGAGETLHFAVGESALGAILVASSAQGVAAILLGDDPDALVRDLQDAFPRARLVGADPDYERTVAEVVGFVESPGTGLDLPLDVRGTAFQQRVWQALRDVPAGQTLSYTEVARRIGAPRATRAVAGACAANRLAVAIPCHRVVREDGSLSGYRWGVDRKRLLLEREGARPAAVAVRRAGIR
- a CDS encoding fumarylacetoacetate hydrolase family protein, whose protein sequence is MKLASLKGGRDGRLVVVSDDLAWCAEAGHIAPTLQAALDDWEHAEPLLANLATDLQHEVIPMMRFHERNATSPLPRAYQWADGSAYVNHVALVRQARGAEMPESFWTDPLMYQGGSDGFLAPRDPIPLADEAWGCDLEAEVVVVTGDVPQGATRAEALAAIRLVGLANDVSLRNLIPAELAKGFGFVQSKPASTFSPVFVTPDSLGDRWADGKLHGPLMVDLNGTPFGRADAGIDMTFDFGTLIAHLAKTRAIVAGSIIGSGTVSNRGTDGGPGKPIAAGGVGYSCIAEVRTVETIESGAATTPFLKHGDTVRIWMEDERHHPIFGTIEQVVEAA
- the hmgA gene encoding homogentisate 1,2-dioxygenase, with translation MSYIPGFANHIATEAVAGALPEGRNSPQRPAFGLYAEQFSGTAFTAPRHENRRSWLYRIRPSAAHGPYRPYGGAALFAPGTVDEPLPPNRLRWDPLAMPAAPTDLIDGMATMLANRDPADLEGVAVHIYRANVDMERRCFVDADGELLFIPQQGRLTLLTELGRIDIAPGQVALVPRGVRFRALLPDGAARGYVAENHGSLFRLPELGPIGANGLANPRDFETPVAWFEDEEGEWELVQKYLGALWTVTLDHSPLDVVAWHGNLAPWRYDLARFNTIGTISFDHPDPSIFTMLTSPSDVPGRANADFVLFPQRWMVAEDTFRPPWFHRNVMSEAMGLIQGAYDAKAEGFAPGGLSLHNLMAGHGPDLASWEGASTADLAPHRIDGTMAFMVESCWPYRPTRFALDCAERQADYDAAWGGFPKARLPR
- the hppD gene encoding 4-hydroxyphenylpyruvate dioxygenase — its product is MPDVRENPMGLDGFEFVEFTGPDPEALARLFVTMGFTHVGTHRSKAVRRYAQGDINFILNMEPLGQVADFRDAHGPSANAMAFRVRDAAQALKIAVERGAVAVEGRVGPAELNIPAIEGIGGANLYLVDRRGAATIYDIDFEPVAGAAPNDNSVGLHALDHLTHNLRRGRMDYWANYYERIFNFREIRHFDIEGKATGLFSRAMTAPDDKIRIPLNESQDEHSQIEEFIKDYRGEGIQHLALTTDDIFATVDALKANGVRFQDTPDTYYEAIDKRVPGHGHSIGEMRARKILIDGSPETGEGLLLQIFTENMVGPIFFEIIQRKGNQGFGEGNFKALFESIELDQIRRGVIPA
- a CDS encoding autotransporter outer membrane beta-barrel domain-containing protein; this encodes MRNLLACTCLTPLALAVVPAAVQAETVVGTARTTPISTATANNGAADSIRISNQGSVRPTSGTAVLADSTHAVTNEGTIQITGANDATGIGAASGASGGITNASGGRIIIDETYSAPDSDGDGDADGPFAQGSNRAGIRTAGAYGGNIVNAGEITIRGNQSAGIALGGKLTGNLTNSGTISVVGNDSAGVRAGEVSGDVRFTGTINAQGANAVGVDLAGDVGGALSFQGAITATGYRFPTPPADPSRLDADDLLQGGGAVRIAGNVGGGILFDAAPRDANPNDADEDRDGVPDASEGSANIISVGYAPAVTIGAADRDISIGAVAGKGGHGLIVNGTITGNGAYGGVSGTGILIGGKGGQVNIAGGMTVNGAVNANAVGAEANAIRIAAGATVPVIDVAGSVVATGGGSAQSFSGAIVIDSGARVFTIRNSGQIRATQSGTGYAGAIIDRSGEVDLVENSGIISASGASLPSGHAIAIDLSKNDRGAIVRQAVAAANSAAGAIGGDILFGAGNDLLDVADGTVIGNVSFGTGANQMQLTGDAAYAGSTVFGAGNDMLTLSGTSLFVGSADFGGGTDTLTLNGTSRFAGTLIGGQGLSVAINGGTLALSNSGNVALAALSVTGGGTIGIDVGENGVKTVYQVAGTASFGTGSKLAVRFDDIADAEGRHVFLRAGTVEGLGNLTTTENSLPFLFKGSVATTGTAGEVALDVSRKNSTELGLNRSQASAYNAIYAALSDDDQIAASYLGITDGDQFRRTLSQMLPNHAGGVFESVTQGSRATARFLADPNAPYADMGGWGFWLQQVGWGTSKNLGDTAAYDITGWGASAGADAKLGDAGNLGFSLAYLHGKDSDGQVDNEVNANQYELAVYWRLSTGRLRAHARGSYAFIKFDGSRSFLGQADDTPVERLAEADWNGSLWSASGGASYEVGSGRFTLRPAALVEYYRLSEDGYTETGGGDAFDLIVDDRKGDELAVSGTIAAGLKFGGSEEDEGWFRAEIEGGRRQVVGGSLGSTTARFASGGDAFTLTPDERTDGWLGRVRLIGGNPGFTIGGDFGAEEQQGKAAISIRASLGIRL